The segment TTCAAGTGGTACGAAATGAGTGACGATAGAAAAGTATGATTTgctaaaatgaagcttattgggcaagctcactggtactaGCATAATGTTGAACATATGCGTGAGACCCAAAGGCTTCCTCGTATCACCACCTGGGAGAATATGAAAGAAAAGTTGAATGAGAAAtatctgccattctcttaccgacaacgccttatggataggtggtAGAAATTAACTCAAGGAACATCAACCgttgccgattacattgcacgatttgaggagtttcatatgagatgcggtgtaatcgaagaggagactgttactctttctaggtttcgggcaggattccgcgaggagatccagaaagaattgATTCTTCGAGAGATTACCACCCTTGGCCAAGcataccagttggctcaagatgtggaTAGTTTCTTACGGATCCCTGTAGTGAGGCGTACCAACCTCCGACCCTTGCTCCTaggagcccgacctaatcaaaATTATCTGCCGCAATCCAGACCACTTCCTAATCTTCCTAACCAGCCTGGTTCCAGCCAAGTACCGACTAGGACATCCCCGATGCCTATCTAgaacccatcaaatgataaaGCAAAAGGCATACTAGGTTCCAATCCTCCTTCGAGAAGCCAAACTCAATGTTTCATGTGCCAAAAATTTGGCCACATAgcgtcccaatgtaatgccaagacctatCTAATGACTGAACTTGAAGTTGGGACCCAGGAGACTGAATGTGTctaagaagtctatgaaccaaacatcgagGATTTTGTAACAGACTTTGGAGACGAACAGACCGGGTTAGAGTTTATCCAGACTGAACCCCAAAATGAGCCCACTGATCGGAATGACCAAAACCCTAGGCTTCATGTGGTTAGGTGTACTCTAGCTCAGACTAAGACCGAGCAAGATTGGTGTAGGAGCTCCCTGTTTTACACGCTCATTAAGATCAATagtaaaacatgcaaaatcctatttgatagTGAGAGTTGTATCAACGCCATTGTTTCCGGAGTTGTTTTCCACCTCggcctgaaatctacccctcatcccaACCCATATAAGGTAGCTTGGGTGGATAAGATGTCCATCTCGGTGTCGGAAAGATGCCTTGTCCCGATTCAATATGGATTGGATGTAGGATTTTGTATTAACTTCAATATGTTTGAACCAttataattacttgttaatatcatattttcaTACATGGCTATAAATTTGAATGGTATGCATTATGTAGGGAATGATGGTACATATCGTGCTGCAGAGCCTGCCCCTAAGGGTGTTCAAACCGTAAAAGTCCAGCCTATTGCAGTTCCAGCCATTATTGTAGAAGAAATAAAGGAAGTTACTAGAAATTTTGGTGATGAGGCGTTAATTGGGGAGGGTTCATTTGGCAGAGTGTATTTTGGTGTGCTTAAAAACGGGAGAAGTGCAGCCATAAAAAAATTAGATGCAAGCAAGCAGCCAGACCAAGAATTTTTGGCACAGGTTTGACAATCATTCCTATTATCTGAATATGCTTTCAACGTGTTTATGTGCTCCTTATATAAGATTATACAGGTTTCCATGGTATCAAGGCTAAAACATGAAAATGTTGTGGAGCTGATCGGTTATTGTGTTGATGGGAATCTCCGTGTTCTTGCCTATTGAtaggttctttcaatttcaaaagtaaaccacgcaatagcacgtatcctgtagtatagtgattacgggtgtcggtccacaggaattggagactagttatttttctttaataataaatcaaaaagaagagtttgttaacttaattatactgaattaatctatgagtacgaattgaaatttatcagagtagagatggatctagggtttggaatccaccgtgtagcattgcattagggactgtgttcttaatttttatcttttggagaagcatgcaaattggctacaagctttttaaaataaaaaaaaaatataaagagttttaggaagatccatcttcggtatagcatgaagtgtctacctaagtatgctaatctagggtgcagcacacctcatcttcctaggcatggattatcttatactactttagcaaatatgaatagtaaatggcatgctcaaggtttaaacatcataaaataatttttttattgagaatgagaatttaaacaaactccaaaaagattaaaagagtaagaactacaatgtccTGAtatattgctagggcttcatccagtccTAGACTGGACGTTCAGCCGCttatggcttccggacgacctcccatcttcatataAAAATCTTCCGCTCCCGtcttcccaaaatacccaaaatattctctccccccctcctttctttcttctttttctcccgaacagaggctcctcctctgttcttcaaacCGTTGTCTCCCCCTTTTCTTCCTTGTCTTGTCTTTCTTTTATAGATTGCCGAAGACCCAGCGATGGATCCCCACCAAGGAGGAGGGCGTGGTCTGCGGTCTTCGATTTCGCGGAGGCTTGATTGTTGCACGCAAGATCGCTGGAGAAGGGCGTGATGCTGGaagaatggctggatctcgggcGAAGATGATGAAAGGCGTCAATCCGTGggaatggctggatctcggagaagacggGGACGGAGCTAGAGACGGATGCCGATCCGGAAACAGCTGGGTTACCGGCTGCTGGGAAGGAGACTAATCCGGAAGCACAGCTTGGAACGGACTCGTTGAATGCAGACGGCTGGGATCGCGGAGGAGTAGTCGCTGGCTGCACCGGCTGATGGCGGAATACCCGGGGATGAAGACGATGCCGCagatgcttggatgcggaagacGCCCGGCTGGAAGCATCGCGGGAGAAGTGGGAACGTGCGGAGGATCTGGCTATGGTTGCTGGGAGTGGATCTGGATGAAGACGGAGGAGCCGGACGCGGTGGGCACGCGGTTGATGCGGCTGGAACGGGCTGATGGCGCTGGTGCACCGCGTTGATCACGGAGAATTCCCTGTTTCAGCGCTGGGAGGCTTGGATAGGCTTGGGTTTTCGTTGGAGATGCCCATTTAATCCCCCGTTTCAGCGCTGGATTGGAGCCGGCTGGGAGGGAAATGAACTGGGAGATGAACGAGATGTGAGCTGGGACAATCTCTGCTGATTTGGGAAGAGGTCTTCCCTTGGTTCGGTGCTGAGATGGAAGGGAGAGATTTCCCTATTTTGGATGCGGGGGTGAAAGAATGGATAGCCGATTTGGAAGAGTCTGTTTTGCTGGCTGATACGCTGAGGTGGACAGAGCTTGGGTTGTGTTGCATTGGGCTGATCTCCCTATTTTGGCTTGGTTTATGGGGTTGAGCTCCATCACGTGATGATGCTGACAAGGAAGGGGAGATCAGGTTGATTTTGGAATGAAGCGGATCCTCCCCTGGGATGACTCTTCACGGACAGCTTGAGAGGAAGCGTGATGCGGAGACGGAAatttctgaaccgttggatCACTTGGGAAGCCACGAACGGTGGATAGTGCTTGGGTGCATGCATGGCAgctgggcattgggctcaaacccaatattATTGAGTCTCTGAGATTACTTGCCCTT is part of the Phoenix dactylifera cultivar Barhee BC4 unplaced genomic scaffold, palm_55x_up_171113_PBpolish2nd_filt_p 002066F, whole genome shotgun sequence genome and harbors:
- the LOC120109347 gene encoding pto-interacting protein 1-like, encoding MAINLNGMHYVGNDGTYRAAEPAPKGVQTVKVQPIAVPAIIVEEIKEVTRNFGDEALIGEGSFGRVYFGVLKNGRSAAIKKLDASKQPDQEFLAQVSMVSRLKHENVVELIGYCVDGNLRVLAY